One segment of Perognathus longimembris pacificus isolate PPM17 chromosome 26, ASM2315922v1, whole genome shotgun sequence DNA contains the following:
- the Gpx1 gene encoding glutathione peroxidase 1, protein MCAARAAASAAASSTVYNFSARPLGGGEPLCLGSLRGKVLLIENVASLUGTTVRDYTQMNELQRRLGPRGLVVLGFPCNQFGHQENAENEEILNTLKYVRPGGGFEPNFTLFEKCEVNGAKAHPLFAFLRGALPAPSDDPTALMTDPKLIIWSPVCRNDVAWNFEKFLVGPDGVPVRRYSRRFPTIDIERDIEALLTQGPGSA, encoded by the exons ATGTGcgccgcccgggccgcggccTCCGCCGCCGCCTCGTCCACCGTGTACAACTTCTCGGCGCGCCCGCTGGGCGGCGGGGAGCCCCTGTGCCTGGGCTCCCTGCGGGGCAAGGTGCTGCTCATCGAGAACGTGGCGTCGCTCTGAGGCACCACGGTCCGGGACTACACCCAGATGAACGAGCTGCAGCGGCGGCTCGGGCCCCGCGGCCTGGTCGTCCTGGGCTTCCCGTGCAACCAGTTTGGACACCAG GAGAACGCTGAGAACGAAGAGATTCTAAATACCCTCAAGTACGTCCGACCCGGTGGCGGGTTCGAGCCCAACTTCACGCTCTTCGAGAAGTGCGAGGTGAATGGCGCCAAGGCCCATCCCCTCTTCGCCTTCCTGCGGGGGGCCCTGCCGGCGCCCAGCGACGACCCCACCGCGCTCATGACCGACCCCAAGCTGATCATCTGGTCGCCCGTGTGCCGCAACGACGTGGCCTGGAACTTCGAGAAGTTCCTGGTGGGCCCCGACGGCGTGCCGGTGCGGCGGTACAGCCGCCGCTTCCCCACCATCGACATCGAGCGCGACATCGAGGCCCTGCTGACCCAGGGCCCCGGCTCCGCCTGA